Proteins encoded within one genomic window of Trichomycterus rosablanca isolate fTriRos1 chromosome 7, fTriRos1.hap1, whole genome shotgun sequence:
- the b3gnt7l gene encoding UDP-GlcNAc:betaGal beta-1,3-N-acetylglucosaminyltransferase 7, like: MDHFFRCNRILKTLLSLTLIFATLLMIQKLKVVDNSMKDPRFDMKTKWWCDSMQCKLSKSENVSAAPVIQNAPAEWNISVIKCAENPGVRNQQWFRTLDPRFHQFVLHRHCRYFPMIINHPEKCSGDVDLLIVIKSVIEQHDRREAVRLTWGKEHSINGKVVKTLFLLGTAAPGKDSKNLQKLLEYEDRLYGDILQWDFMDTFLNLTLKEVNFLRWFNIYCPTVPFIFKGDDDVFMNPTNLLELIDFRTQEGKVKDLFVGDTISKAAPIRNRQSKYYIPKELFDARYPPYVGGGGFVMSSELAQRLFVVSESVALFPIDDVFLGMCLQKVGITPEMHPGFKTFGIIKRRVTPMNREPCFFRHLIVVHKLSPEELLNMWDTVHNENLACAKKKILTPNTDP, encoded by the coding sequence ATGGATCATTTCTTTCGTTGCAACAGGATCCTGAAGACTTTGCTGAGTTTAACCTTAATCTTTGCCACTTTGTTGATGATCCAAAAGTTGAAAGTGGTGGACAACAGCATGAAAGACCCGCGCTTTGATATGAAAACGAAATGGTGGTGCGACTCGATGCAGTGCAAGCTTTCCAAAAGTGAAAACGTTTCAGCAGCTCCGGTTATCCAAAACGCACCGGCCGAGTGGAACATCTCCGTTATAAAGTGCGCTGAAAACCCGGGCGTGCGTAATCAGCAGTGGTTCAGAACTTTAGATCCGAGGTTCCACCAGTTCGTCCTGCACAGACACTGCAGATATTTCCCCATGATTATTAACCATCCTGAGAAATGCTCTGGAGATGTGGATTTGCTCATCGTTATAAAGTCCGTCATAGAGCAGCATGACCGCCGTGAAGCAGTACGACTCACTTGGGGTAAAGAACATTCAATCAATGGAAAAGTAGTAAAAACTCTGTTTCTTCTAGGCACTGCTGCACCTGGAAAAGACTCCAAAAACTTACAGAAGCTCCTGGAATATGAGGACAGACTCTATGGGGATATCCTACAATGGGACTTTATGGACACCTTCTTAAACCTCACATTAAAGGAGGTAAACTTCCTCAGGTGGTTCAACATATACTGCCCCACTGtgccttttatttttaaaggtgatgatgatgtgtttaTGAACCCCACCAACCTACTGGAACTTATAGATTTTAGAACCCAAGAGGGTAAAGTAAAAGACCTCTTTGTAGGGGACACAATTTCTAAAGCCGCCCCTATTAGAAACCGCCAGAGCAAGTACTACATCCCAAAAGAACTTTTTGATGCACGCTATCCACCTTATGTTGGTGGTGGAGGATTTGTCATGTCTTCTGAACTTGCTCAAAGACTTTTTGTTGTTTCTGAGAGTGTAGCTCTGTTTCCTATCGATGATGTGTTCCTGGGGATGTGTCTTCAGAAAGTAGGGATCACCCCAGAAATGCACCctggttttaaaacatttggaaTTATTAAGCGCAGAGTGACCCCCATGAACAGAGAGCCATGCTTCTTTCGCCACCTTATTGTGGTACACAAGCTGAGCCCTGAGGAACTGCTAAATATGTGGGACACGGTGCATAATGAAAATCTTGCCTGTGCCAAAAAGAAAATTTTGACTCCAAACACTGATCCGTGA